A genomic region of Alicyclobacillus sp. SO9 contains the following coding sequences:
- the sdhB gene encoding succinate dehydrogenase iron-sulfur subunit, with amino-acid sequence MAESSTATKTVQLIIERQDNPNSPTYKDEFEVPYSPGMNVIACLMEIQRNPVNKKGETVAPVTWEMNCLEEICGACTMVINGKPRQACTALVDTLEQPIRLKPARTFPVVRDLVVDRSRMFDALKKIKAWIPIDGTYDLGPGPRMPEKDRQWAYELSRCFTCGACVEACPNVNDRTSFIGPFALSQARLFNAHPTGAMHKEERLEALAGEGGIHECGNAQNCVQVCPKGIPLTTSIAAMNRQVTYHAIGSWLKK; translated from the coding sequence ATGGCAGAGTCTTCGACAGCAACAAAAACCGTGCAACTGATAATCGAACGGCAGGACAATCCAAATTCGCCGACATACAAAGATGAGTTTGAGGTTCCCTATAGTCCTGGGATGAACGTGATTGCTTGTCTCATGGAAATACAGCGCAATCCCGTGAATAAGAAAGGTGAAACAGTGGCTCCCGTGACGTGGGAGATGAACTGTTTGGAGGAAATTTGCGGAGCCTGTACCATGGTGATTAACGGAAAGCCCAGACAGGCCTGTACAGCCTTGGTGGATACATTAGAGCAGCCGATTCGGTTAAAGCCTGCTCGGACATTTCCTGTTGTCAGAGACTTGGTCGTCGATCGCAGTCGAATGTTCGACGCACTTAAGAAGATTAAGGCCTGGATTCCCATAGACGGCACCTATGACTTGGGCCCAGGGCCCAGAATGCCGGAAAAAGACCGGCAGTGGGCTTATGAACTGTCAAGGTGTTTTACATGTGGAGCTTGTGTCGAGGCGTGTCCCAATGTGAATGACAGGACTTCCTTCATTGGGCCGTTTGCTTTATCGCAGGCCAGGTTGTTTAATGCGCACCCTACGGGTGCCATGCATAAGGAAGAGCGCTTGGAAGCCTTGGCTGGAGAAGGCGGGATTCATGAGTGCGGTAATGCGCAGAACTGTGTGCAAGTGTGTCCTAAGGGTATCCCACTGACGACCTCGATTGCTGCGATGAACCGCCAAGTAACGTACCACGCCATTGGGTCTTGGCTAAAGAAGTAA
- the sdhA gene encoding succinate dehydrogenase flavoprotein subunit: MSDQRIIVVGGGLAGLMSTIKIAEAGMHVDLFSLVPVKRSHSVCAQGGINGAVNTKGEGDSPWEHFDDTIYGGDFLANQTQVLAMCEAAPGIIHLMDRMGVMFNRTPEGLLDFRRFGGTKHHRTAFAGASTGQQLVYALDEQVRRYETQGLVTKYEGWDFLSAVLDDEGTCRGITAQELRSMEIHSFRGDAVIMATGGIGMIFGKSTNSMINTGTAASALYQQGVYYANGEFIQVHPTAIPGDDKLRLMSESARGEGGRVWTYKDGKPWYFLEEMYPEYGNLVPRDVATQAIFKVCVEMGLGVDGENQVYLDLSHIPADVLNVKLGNILDIYEKFVGDDPRKVPMRIFPGMHYSMGGLWVDINQQTNIPGLFAAGEAEYQYHGANRLGANSLLSCIYDGMVAGPNAVKYASGLKTAAADISDEVFEGCRKEQEDKFEGILKMDGDENPYQLHRELGKIMTDNVTVVRYNNKLKEADEKIQELMERYKNIGLVDKSRWENQMAPFTRQLWNMLELARVITLGALARDESRGAHYKPDFPNRDDENWLKTTKASWTKDGPLLEYEDVDVSLIKPRLRNYAVNKEATS, encoded by the coding sequence ATGAGTGACCAACGGATTATCGTTGTTGGCGGCGGACTGGCTGGTCTGATGTCGACAATTAAAATAGCCGAAGCGGGAATGCACGTGGATTTGTTCTCGCTTGTACCCGTGAAGAGGTCTCATTCCGTCTGTGCGCAAGGCGGTATTAACGGAGCTGTAAACACGAAGGGGGAAGGAGACTCTCCGTGGGAGCACTTTGACGATACAATTTACGGTGGAGACTTCCTTGCCAATCAGACACAGGTTCTGGCTATGTGCGAGGCCGCGCCTGGAATTATTCACTTGATGGACAGAATGGGCGTCATGTTTAACAGAACACCAGAAGGCCTCCTTGACTTCCGTCGGTTTGGCGGGACGAAACATCACCGTACAGCGTTTGCCGGAGCATCCACAGGTCAGCAATTAGTGTACGCGCTTGATGAGCAGGTGCGCCGCTATGAGACACAGGGGCTTGTGACCAAATATGAAGGTTGGGATTTTCTCAGTGCGGTCTTAGATGACGAGGGGACATGCCGGGGCATTACAGCTCAGGAACTCCGGTCGATGGAGATACATTCCTTTCGCGGAGATGCTGTGATAATGGCCACTGGCGGCATTGGTATGATTTTCGGTAAAAGTACAAATTCAATGATTAATACCGGTACAGCCGCGTCTGCCTTATATCAACAAGGTGTCTATTATGCCAATGGTGAGTTCATTCAGGTCCATCCCACTGCCATCCCAGGGGACGATAAACTCAGGCTGATGTCGGAATCCGCACGTGGTGAAGGCGGTCGAGTGTGGACGTATAAGGATGGGAAGCCTTGGTACTTCCTTGAAGAGATGTATCCTGAATACGGAAACCTGGTACCCCGTGACGTTGCAACACAGGCTATTTTCAAAGTATGTGTGGAAATGGGATTAGGCGTTGACGGCGAAAATCAGGTCTACTTGGACTTGTCACACATTCCCGCAGACGTATTGAACGTGAAGTTGGGAAACATTCTGGATATCTACGAAAAATTTGTTGGCGATGACCCACGTAAGGTACCGATGAGAATTTTCCCCGGGATGCACTACAGTATGGGTGGCCTCTGGGTGGATATTAATCAGCAAACGAACATCCCAGGTTTGTTTGCGGCTGGTGAAGCAGAATATCAGTACCATGGTGCCAATCGTCTAGGTGCCAACTCTTTGCTTTCCTGCATTTATGATGGAATGGTGGCTGGACCTAATGCCGTGAAGTATGCTTCGGGCCTGAAAACTGCTGCTGCAGATATCTCTGATGAGGTGTTTGAAGGATGTCGCAAAGAGCAAGAAGATAAATTCGAGGGTATTCTCAAGATGGACGGGGACGAAAACCCCTATCAACTGCATCGCGAACTTGGCAAGATTATGACAGACAACGTGACCGTTGTGCGTTACAACAACAAATTGAAAGAAGCCGATGAAAAAATTCAGGAACTGATGGAGCGCTACAAAAACATCGGCCTCGTAGATAAATCTCGCTGGGAGAACCAAATGGCCCCGTTTACTCGGCAACTGTGGAACATGCTTGAGTTGGCTCGTGTCATTACACTCGGTGCGTTGGCTCGAGATGAGAGTCGCGGAGCACACTACAAACCAGACTTTCCGAACCGAGACGACGAGAACTGGTTGAAGACGACCAAGGCTTCCTGGACAAAGGACGGCCCCTTGCTCGAGTACGAAGATGTTGACGTGTCTTTGATAAAACCCCGTTTACGAAACTACGCTGTAAACAAGGAGGCGACTTCCTGA
- a CDS encoding LCP family protein: MNRLRRHQRTSQRKTKRYVMAAAAIIIASLLIIVAINPQMLSGAPQTGRSSRAANAASDVPPMIAVFGTDAQSSYEAGQIDSCVLIKFDKANRHLEVLSIPSDTLLQYPDGHKGLLSSAFLFGGPRLAVQLISKLTNQSVSSYVVVHYSAFITFVNAIGGVPVTLHRTVNYDTGGTGPYAHINLKRGFQTLNGFESLEYVRYLDKQTTNRGRMGRQQAFMKAALKKLDSPKNMAALPHLLQSGWDSVNSNLTLGQVADLALNANRFASWPLSESLLPGKSLKGKLQHTATTETSVTHLEWKVDTAAAPRVITNLFTKARGQSLKHVATVQNKHTKNPAGKHSSGSATFSQSNPPNNQNSATQVHRRTMTVTTAANIRSGPATSYNIVASANQGDSVTVVGKSGGWYKVIIRGTKTGYIAGWLVKSPTGASTGTSFK; the protein is encoded by the coding sequence TTGAACAGGCTTCGTCGTCATCAGAGGACCTCACAACGCAAAACCAAGCGCTATGTCATGGCCGCGGCGGCCATCATCATTGCGTCTTTGTTAATAATTGTTGCAATCAATCCCCAAATGCTATCGGGAGCACCTCAGACAGGACGGTCATCACGTGCAGCAAATGCGGCGTCAGACGTGCCTCCTATGATTGCCGTTTTCGGCACAGATGCACAGAGTTCCTACGAGGCTGGTCAAATCGACTCGTGCGTACTGATTAAATTTGACAAGGCGAACAGGCATCTGGAGGTTCTATCCATCCCTTCCGATACCCTGCTTCAATATCCCGACGGCCACAAAGGTCTCCTCTCGTCAGCATTTCTTTTTGGCGGTCCGCGGTTGGCAGTACAGTTGATTAGCAAACTCACAAACCAGTCAGTATCATCATATGTCGTAGTGCATTACAGCGCATTCATCACATTTGTGAACGCAATTGGCGGCGTTCCGGTAACTCTCCACAGAACTGTCAATTATGATACTGGCGGAACCGGTCCGTACGCTCATATTAATCTGAAACGAGGATTCCAAACCCTAAACGGCTTTGAATCTCTGGAATACGTGCGCTACTTGGACAAACAGACAACAAACAGGGGGCGGATGGGGCGGCAACAAGCATTTATGAAAGCGGCCCTGAAGAAGTTGGACAGCCCCAAAAACATGGCGGCTCTTCCCCATCTGTTGCAAAGTGGATGGGATTCGGTGAATTCAAATCTTACTCTTGGGCAAGTGGCCGATCTCGCGTTGAACGCCAACCGTTTTGCATCCTGGCCGCTTTCAGAATCGCTGCTGCCCGGTAAGTCTCTAAAAGGCAAGTTACAGCACACAGCTACAACCGAGACCAGTGTCACACACTTGGAGTGGAAAGTCGACACTGCCGCGGCGCCAAGGGTTATCACCAACCTGTTTACAAAAGCACGGGGCCAGTCCCTTAAACACGTTGCAACTGTCCAGAACAAGCACACTAAAAACCCAGCAGGAAAGCACAGCTCTGGGTCAGCGACATTTAGTCAGTCTAACCCCCCCAACAATCAAAATTCCGCAACACAGGTTCACCGCCGCACCATGACTGTAACAACGGCAGCAAACATTCGGTCAGGTCCTGCCACGTCGTACAATATCGTTGCTTCGGCAAACCAGGGAGACAGCGTCACAGTTGTCGGGAAATCCGGAGGCTGGTATAAAGTCATTATTCGAGGCACCAAGACAGGCTATATTGCCGGCTGGCTGGTGAAATCTCCCACAGGAGCGTCAACTGGGACCAGCTTCAAATGA
- a CDS encoding HAD-IIIA family hydrolase: MTRAVVLDRDGVINDHRRYVNTPADFILFEGVPFAIRTLHDAGFLVLVATNQGGVGLGYLTEEMLYQIHQKMISELEHEGAKIDGIIACPHAPFAGCACRKPKPGMLNTLHAQYGFTKSESYMVGDRETDVQAGQAAGLRTVFIGSAETKADISVSSLMDAANWIVKQSG; the protein is encoded by the coding sequence TTGACAAGGGCAGTTGTGTTAGATCGGGATGGAGTTATCAATGACCACCGCCGGTATGTAAATACACCGGCGGATTTTATTCTGTTTGAGGGGGTTCCTTTTGCAATTCGGACTTTACATGACGCGGGCTTCCTTGTCCTTGTGGCCACAAACCAAGGCGGTGTTGGACTTGGCTACCTCACTGAAGAAATGCTGTACCAAATTCACCAAAAGATGATTTCAGAACTGGAGCATGAAGGTGCAAAAATTGACGGCATTATTGCCTGCCCGCATGCACCCTTTGCTGGCTGTGCATGCCGCAAACCGAAGCCTGGCATGTTGAATACACTCCATGCCCAATACGGCTTTACCAAAAGTGAAAGCTACATGGTAGGGGACCGAGAAACAGACGTACAAGCAGGCCAAGCAGCGGGATTACGAACGGTCTTCATTGGGAGTGCCGAGACCAAGGCTGATATCAGCGTCTCAAGTCTGATGGATGCGGCCAACTGGATTGTGAAGCAGAGTGGTTAG
- the cax gene encoding calcium/proton exchanger — MGRWVWPLVVLLLALSALIKWSGGGATLVFISSGLAIVPMAAVMGRSTEAIAAHAGSRVGGLVSATFGNAVELIIGAIALQHGYLPLVKASVTGSILGNLLLVLGLSFVVGGIRHPIQRFNIRAARSNASMLVLGVGLAFVFPAIFIRGSSHSPDVSIYIAAALVSFIVYMLGLLFSLFTHRDLFHSIEQLSTDEQESPPWRLLPAVGVLLVTTLLVGIESEWLVQSIEVAGSHLHWSELFTGVVVIALIGNAAEHMSAVLMAWKNRMDLSMEIAVGSSLQVAMFVAPVLFAISYFFHHPMPLSFSLPELAAMGGAVTLTAVLLMDGESNWLEGTLAVGAYIVMAVGFFTL; from the coding sequence TTGGGGAGATGGGTCTGGCCGCTTGTTGTATTGCTGCTGGCGTTGAGCGCGTTGATAAAATGGAGCGGTGGCGGCGCCACACTGGTATTTATTAGTTCCGGCCTGGCGATTGTGCCAATGGCCGCGGTAATGGGCAGGTCCACAGAAGCAATTGCTGCACATGCGGGCTCGAGGGTTGGCGGGCTTGTATCGGCGACGTTTGGTAACGCAGTGGAACTCATTATTGGTGCAATCGCTTTGCAGCACGGATATCTCCCGTTAGTAAAAGCATCCGTTACTGGTTCAATTTTGGGTAATTTATTGTTGGTTCTCGGGCTAAGCTTTGTTGTTGGCGGTATTCGCCACCCGATTCAGAGGTTTAATATAAGAGCAGCGAGAAGCAACGCGTCCATGCTGGTCTTGGGGGTCGGTCTGGCTTTTGTTTTTCCAGCCATTTTCATTAGAGGAAGTTCTCATTCACCTGATGTTTCGATTTATATTGCCGCTGCACTCGTATCATTCATAGTATATATGCTAGGACTGTTATTCTCGTTGTTTACTCATCGAGACCTATTTCATTCGATTGAACAGTTGTCTACAGACGAACAAGAGTCTCCGCCCTGGCGCCTGTTGCCTGCAGTGGGAGTGCTGTTGGTAACGACACTGCTGGTCGGGATTGAAAGCGAATGGCTGGTTCAGAGCATCGAAGTGGCTGGCTCACACTTACATTGGTCAGAGTTGTTTACTGGGGTGGTTGTCATTGCCTTGATTGGGAACGCAGCAGAACACATGTCTGCCGTATTGATGGCTTGGAAAAACCGTATGGACTTGTCGATGGAAATTGCGGTGGGCAGCAGTTTGCAGGTGGCGATGTTTGTAGCACCGGTTTTATTTGCCATAAGCTACTTTTTTCATCATCCGATGCCCTTGTCTTTTTCCCTCCCTGAATTAGCTGCGATGGGAGGTGCCGTCACACTTACGGCAGTTCTCTTGATGGATGGTGAATCAAATTGGCTCGAAGGGACTTTGGCTGTGGGGGCTTACATTGTCATGGCAGTCGGTTTCTTTACGCTGTAA
- a CDS encoding succinate dehydrogenase cytochrome b558 subunit, which translates to MAQTENHSEFVFRRLHTLAGVIPVGLFLLEHLFTNATATDGPSAYNNAVRTIQQIPFLHFVEFFFIFVPLTYHGVYGLYVAFTSGYNAGQYSWTRNVMFVLQRMTGVITFIFVVFHLWTTRFSGKAPTFAMMHNLLNADPAYYWFMIIGVVAATFHFSNGLWSFLIHWGITVGARAQRVSAYTMVVVFVALAGIGIAALYALASTPVA; encoded by the coding sequence GTGGCACAGACGGAAAATCATTCAGAGTTTGTCTTTCGTCGACTACATACGTTGGCAGGGGTGATTCCGGTAGGCCTGTTTCTACTCGAACACCTCTTTACCAACGCAACCGCAACCGACGGCCCGTCCGCGTATAACAACGCTGTTCGGACGATTCAACAGATACCGTTTCTACATTTTGTGGAGTTCTTTTTCATTTTTGTTCCGCTGACTTACCACGGCGTATACGGCTTGTATGTAGCGTTTACATCCGGGTATAACGCAGGACAATACTCATGGACGAGAAATGTGATGTTTGTCCTGCAACGCATGACAGGTGTCATCACGTTCATTTTTGTTGTGTTCCATTTGTGGACAACCCGTTTTTCGGGTAAAGCACCGACTTTTGCAATGATGCACAATCTGCTCAACGCAGACCCGGCATACTACTGGTTTATGATTATTGGTGTGGTTGCAGCGACGTTCCACTTTTCAAACGGGCTGTGGTCGTTTCTGATTCACTGGGGCATCACGGTAGGCGCCAGAGCACAGCGCGTCTCTGCGTACACGATGGTCGTTGTTTTTGTGGCTTTGGCAGGAATAGGTATTGCAGCCCTGTACGCTTTGGCAAGTACACCTGTTGCTTGA
- the hisC gene encoding histidinol-phosphate transaminase: protein MTRIKDQVRPGIEEIQPYVPGITDDELRKMYGLKRVVKLNANENALGPSPKAIAAIQEELTALHHYPDGSSELVRQAIAAYHTLQLENVLVGNGSDEIIKLLSETFLNPGDEVVSPKPSFSQYGFGAAIMGANVIQVPLNEDFSYDVQRLLEAVTERTKMLYLCTPNNPTGTILTASQADWLLSRLPKHVVVVMDLAYNDYSVANKRFVEYPELFQDPRVVVLHTFSKLYGLAGLRVGYGLAHTELWEFVNRVREPFNVNRVAQRAAVAALKDESHRRRSQEHVRQSREFFSEAARGLGIGLTPTEANFALLNVRNAKRVTDLLMEHGVMVRAGFGLEDQIRVTFGTEDENQAWLEVMQHVLAAV, encoded by the coding sequence ATGACCCGGATTAAAGATCAAGTGCGTCCTGGGATTGAAGAGATACAACCCTATGTACCGGGAATAACAGATGACGAATTGAGAAAAATGTATGGATTGAAGCGCGTCGTTAAGCTGAACGCCAACGAGAATGCCTTAGGTCCGTCCCCAAAGGCAATTGCAGCCATTCAAGAGGAACTGACTGCGCTTCACCATTACCCTGACGGATCAAGTGAACTCGTGCGTCAAGCCATTGCCGCATACCACACTTTACAGCTGGAAAATGTACTGGTTGGCAACGGATCGGACGAAATTATCAAACTCCTCTCAGAAACCTTTCTCAATCCCGGGGATGAAGTCGTGTCTCCCAAACCCTCGTTTTCACAATATGGTTTTGGTGCGGCAATTATGGGGGCGAATGTGATTCAGGTTCCTCTGAATGAGGATTTCAGTTACGATGTACAGCGATTGTTGGAAGCTGTGACAGAGCGGACGAAAATGCTGTACCTGTGCACTCCCAATAATCCGACTGGCACCATTCTCACGGCGAGCCAGGCAGACTGGCTGTTGTCGAGACTGCCAAAGCACGTAGTGGTTGTCATGGATTTGGCTTATAATGATTACTCCGTGGCAAACAAGAGATTTGTGGAATATCCAGAGTTGTTTCAGGACCCTCGTGTTGTGGTTCTTCACACATTCTCGAAACTCTACGGTTTAGCCGGTCTGCGTGTCGGTTACGGTTTAGCCCACACTGAATTGTGGGAGTTCGTCAACAGAGTAAGGGAGCCCTTTAACGTCAACCGCGTGGCCCAAAGGGCCGCAGTCGCGGCGCTGAAGGACGAGTCTCACAGACGAAGGTCACAGGAGCATGTACGCCAGTCGAGAGAGTTTTTCTCTGAAGCAGCAAGGGGCCTGGGAATCGGGCTGACTCCGACGGAGGCGAACTTCGCGTTATTGAATGTACGAAATGCAAAACGTGTTACCGACTTGTTAATGGAGCACGGTGTCATGGTGAGAGCTGGATTTGGGTTGGAAGACCAGATTCGCGTCACATTTGGAACGGAAGACGAGAATCAGGCATGGCTCGAAGTCATGCAGCATGTTCTTGCAGCAGTGTAA
- the gltX gene encoding glutamate--tRNA ligase, whose amino-acid sequence MTTKHGSSIGESEVGGSEFDGETIRVRFAPSPTGALHIGGARTAYFNWLYARKHKGTFVLRIDDTDTSRSTEESYQQILDSFRWLGLNWDEGPDVGGPYGPYRQSQRMSVYEESLARLVEDDKVYPCFCSTEQLQEDRELAQKEGRAPRYAGRCRDLSDAQRKAKLDAGTAFVYRFRSPAEGEVKIEDEIRGEVTFAAAEVDDFIVWKADGTPTYHFASCVDDAAMKITHIIRAEEHLSNTPRHVVLFEALSAQVPKFAHVPMILAPDRSKLSKRHGATSVQEYRDDGILPDALLNYLLLLGFSPGDGNDFVAADEAVNLFDLGKVTKHAAVYDVKKLEWLNALHVRNMNPDEIINRIWAQMQHRGWVTNSESRERLAWVRTVIQTVAQRARSLDDLVANMSYYFESVSEYDEKGEKKHFIKLGTVVADRLAKAADSLAEVQPFTVAALEQHYRKLISAWGIKGGELIHPTRLALSGMTVGPGLFDIMALLGQEECETRMENAAAYIRKQM is encoded by the coding sequence ATGACTACAAAGCATGGCAGTTCCATCGGTGAGTCAGAAGTGGGCGGCAGCGAGTTTGACGGTGAGACAATCCGGGTGCGATTTGCCCCAAGCCCTACCGGGGCACTTCATATTGGAGGAGCAAGAACTGCTTACTTCAACTGGCTGTACGCACGTAAGCACAAAGGAACTTTTGTGTTAAGAATTGATGACACTGATACATCGAGATCGACGGAGGAATCATATCAGCAGATTCTGGATAGTTTCCGTTGGTTAGGCTTGAATTGGGATGAAGGTCCAGATGTGGGGGGGCCGTACGGTCCGTATCGACAATCTCAACGCATGAGTGTTTACGAGGAGTCATTGGCGCGACTGGTGGAAGATGACAAGGTGTATCCTTGCTTTTGCTCGACAGAGCAGCTTCAGGAAGACCGGGAGTTGGCTCAGAAGGAAGGTCGGGCACCACGCTACGCCGGACGTTGCAGAGACCTGTCGGACGCACAGCGAAAAGCGAAGCTGGACGCAGGAACAGCCTTTGTCTATCGCTTTCGGTCACCCGCTGAAGGAGAAGTGAAGATTGAGGACGAGATTCGCGGTGAAGTCACGTTTGCAGCCGCGGAGGTGGATGACTTTATTGTCTGGAAGGCAGACGGTACACCTACGTACCATTTTGCGAGTTGTGTGGATGACGCTGCAATGAAAATCACCCATATTATCCGCGCGGAAGAGCACCTGTCCAATACCCCCCGGCACGTGGTGTTGTTCGAGGCGCTGTCGGCTCAGGTGCCCAAGTTCGCACACGTACCCATGATTTTGGCGCCTGACAGAAGTAAGCTGAGCAAGCGCCATGGTGCTACGAGTGTACAGGAGTATCGGGATGACGGGATTCTTCCTGATGCACTTCTGAATTACCTGTTGTTGTTAGGATTTTCGCCAGGAGACGGAAACGATTTTGTTGCTGCAGACGAAGCCGTCAACCTGTTTGATTTGGGGAAGGTAACGAAGCACGCAGCCGTTTACGATGTGAAGAAACTGGAATGGTTAAATGCACTGCATGTCAGGAATATGAACCCGGACGAAATCATCAATCGAATCTGGGCGCAAATGCAACACAGGGGTTGGGTGACGAATTCGGAAAGCCGCGAACGGCTGGCGTGGGTACGGACTGTGATTCAGACCGTGGCACAGCGCGCACGAAGTCTCGACGATCTCGTTGCCAACATGTCATATTACTTCGAGTCGGTGTCGGAGTATGACGAGAAGGGCGAAAAGAAGCACTTCATAAAACTGGGCACCGTCGTTGCAGACCGGCTTGCAAAGGCGGCCGACAGTCTCGCTGAAGTACAGCCGTTCACTGTTGCTGCTCTTGAGCAGCACTATCGCAAATTGATTTCGGCGTGGGGCATCAAGGGTGGAGAACTGATTCATCCGACACGGTTGGCACTTTCAGGGATGACGGTAGGACCGGGGTTGTTCGACATAATGGCTCTACTCGGTCAGGAAGAATGTGAGACGCGGATGGAGAACGCCGCTGCCTACATTCGCAAACAGATGTAG
- the uvrC gene encoding excinuclease ABC subunit UvrC: MTVKPIQDKLALLPAKPGVYLMKNRLDEVIYVGKAKVLRNRVRSYFTGSHDRKTQLLVSNIADFEYIVTDTVVEALLLECNLIKQYNPQYNIMLRDDKAYPYIKITNEEHPRLDIVRKIKKDKAKYFGPYPNASSATETRRLLERLYPLRKCRKLKKKVCLYYHIGQCLAPCEFEVSQDAYKDIVGEITQFLNGGHKAVQKELEEKMHQESEQMHFERAAEYRDLIQHIGRVMEQQKVTVTDGINRDVFGYAADRGYLCVQVFYVREGKLIERSVTTVPHYGVPEEDFMSYVEQFYFQHSDIPKEILLPEGVPSGALEDWLDTKCLQPVRGQKRKLVQMAVENAQLALSEKLQLMDKDMDRTLGAVVSLGDILGIERPRRIESFDNSNLQGSDAVAAMVCFIDGKPAKNQYRKYKIKTVQGPDDYESMREVIRRRYLRALREHLPLPDLIVIDGGKGQLSAAMDILENELDLDIPVCGLAKDDRHRTSQLFFKDEDQPVRIERHSPAFYLLERIQDEVHRFAVTFHRQTRKKTGLGSVLDDIPGIGPGRKKKLLKHFKSVNAIKSADVDAFKEIGIGEKLARTIQESL, encoded by the coding sequence GTGACAGTCAAACCGATTCAGGATAAGTTAGCCCTGCTGCCTGCAAAGCCAGGTGTTTACCTGATGAAAAACAGGCTTGATGAAGTGATTTATGTCGGTAAGGCAAAGGTTTTGCGCAACCGTGTCCGTTCGTATTTTACCGGCAGCCACGACCGCAAGACGCAACTGCTTGTCTCGAATATTGCCGATTTCGAATACATCGTTACAGACACCGTCGTTGAGGCGCTGCTGTTGGAATGCAATCTAATTAAGCAGTACAACCCTCAGTACAACATCATGCTTCGAGACGACAAGGCGTATCCGTATATTAAGATTACGAACGAGGAACATCCGCGTTTGGACATTGTTCGAAAGATTAAAAAGGACAAAGCCAAGTACTTTGGTCCATATCCGAATGCCAGTTCAGCCACAGAGACGCGCAGACTTTTGGAACGGCTCTATCCTCTGCGTAAATGTCGAAAACTAAAGAAGAAAGTCTGTCTTTACTACCATATTGGGCAATGTCTGGCTCCCTGTGAATTTGAAGTGTCTCAGGATGCCTACAAGGATATTGTTGGAGAAATCACTCAATTCCTGAACGGAGGTCATAAGGCCGTTCAAAAGGAACTGGAAGAGAAAATGCATCAGGAATCTGAACAAATGCACTTTGAGCGGGCTGCAGAATACCGTGACTTAATCCAGCATATTGGAAGAGTCATGGAACAGCAAAAGGTTACTGTGACCGACGGAATCAACAGGGATGTCTTTGGTTATGCGGCGGACAGGGGTTACCTTTGTGTGCAGGTGTTCTATGTGCGTGAGGGAAAACTAATTGAGCGGTCGGTTACGACAGTACCGCATTACGGCGTTCCGGAAGAAGACTTCATGTCTTACGTTGAACAGTTTTATTTCCAACACTCGGATATTCCAAAGGAGATTCTGTTGCCAGAGGGTGTACCGAGCGGTGCACTGGAGGATTGGCTCGATACAAAATGCTTACAGCCCGTGCGCGGACAAAAGCGCAAACTTGTACAAATGGCAGTGGAGAATGCTCAGCTTGCTTTGTCTGAGAAGTTGCAGCTTATGGATAAGGATATGGACCGGACGCTCGGAGCCGTCGTATCTTTGGGGGATATTCTCGGCATTGAGCGTCCACGGCGCATCGAGTCGTTTGACAACTCCAATTTACAGGGCAGTGACGCTGTAGCTGCGATGGTTTGTTTTATTGACGGGAAGCCTGCTAAGAACCAGTACAGAAAGTACAAGATTAAGACTGTTCAGGGTCCAGATGATTATGAATCCATGCGGGAAGTGATTCGCAGACGCTACTTGCGAGCCCTGCGGGAACACCTGCCTTTGCCAGATTTAATCGTGATTGATGGCGGCAAAGGTCAGCTTTCGGCTGCCATGGACATTCTCGAAAACGAATTGGATTTAGATATTCCTGTTTGTGGTTTAGCAAAGGACGACCGGCACAGAACGAGTCAACTATTCTTTAAAGACGAGGATCAACCTGTGAGAATCGAACGTCATTCACCTGCGTTCTATCTCTTAGAGAGAATTCAGGACGAAGTCCACCGTTTTGCTGTGACGTTTCACCGGCAAACCCGGAAAAAAACAGGGCTTGGGTCCGTTCTCGATGACATTCCAGGAATCGGGCCAGGGCGAAAGAAAAAACTGTTGAAACATTTCAAATCCGTCAACGCCATAAAGTCCGCTGATGTTGATGCGTTTAAAGAGATAGGGATTGGGGAAAAACTAGCCCGTACAATTCAAGAATCTCTATGA